A genomic region of bacterium contains the following coding sequences:
- the uvrB gene encoding excinuclease ABC subunit UvrB translates to MGHFSLKSSYTPAGDQPQAILALLAGLESGEVHQTLLGATGTGKTFTMANVIAAFDKPALVIAHNKTLAAQLAQEYRSFFPENAVHYFVSYYDFYQPEAYLPVTDTYIEKEAMVNEEIDRLRHAATQALLTRRDVIIVASVSCIYGLGSPTEYEKVHLRLSRGASLGRAALMRQLVRIYFERTNTDLTPGTFRAVGNAVEVMPAHEEIIFRIEFDAESIAGIRVIDALTRAVREPDVADIFIFPAKHYVTPESERERAMADITHELAERLAYLESRGMILERERLKRRTNYDLAMIREVGYCNGIENYSRHFDGRSAGEPPFTLLDYFPHQSDGTADFLTVIDESHVTVPQIGGMFAGDSSRKETLVEHGFRLPSAKDNRPLTFEEFDKRVGQRIYTSATPAVYEREHSVRIVEQIIRPTGLVDPEVTVRPIVSTGDYSGQIADFIVEAERAIHNGGRVIATTLTKKMAEDLSTYLKEHKLKAEYLHSGIKTIERIEILTNFRRGVFDVIVGVNLLREGLDLPEVELIGILDADKEGFLRSDTALIQIIGRAARNVNGRVILYADRLTGSIERALDETNRRREKQLAHNKEHGITPRSITKAIHDIAEEIKGEHTRTVEILLALEQSGSGKTRAVLLREKKKQMSAAVKELDFETAAILRDEIRALERLRK, encoded by the coding sequence ATGGGGCATTTTTCACTAAAATCAAGCTACACTCCTGCGGGCGACCAGCCGCAGGCAATTTTGGCGCTCCTCGCGGGCCTCGAGAGCGGCGAGGTTCACCAGACGCTCCTCGGAGCCACGGGCACCGGCAAAACTTTTACGATGGCGAATGTGATTGCCGCATTTGACAAGCCCGCGCTCGTCATCGCGCACAATAAAACTCTTGCTGCGCAGCTCGCACAAGAGTATCGGTCATTTTTTCCCGAGAATGCGGTGCACTACTTCGTCTCGTATTACGATTTTTATCAGCCGGAGGCGTATCTTCCGGTGACCGATACGTACATCGAAAAAGAGGCGATGGTGAATGAGGAAATTGATCGGCTACGCCACGCGGCGACGCAGGCCCTGCTCACGCGCCGCGATGTGATCATTGTGGCGTCCGTCTCCTGCATTTACGGCCTCGGGAGCCCGACTGAGTACGAAAAAGTGCATCTGCGGCTCTCGCGCGGTGCCTCTCTGGGCCGCGCCGCGCTCATGCGACAGCTGGTGCGCATCTACTTTGAGCGTACCAATACCGACCTCACCCCGGGCACTTTTCGTGCCGTCGGGAACGCGGTCGAGGTCATGCCAGCGCATGAGGAGATTATTTTTCGCATCGAATTCGACGCGGAGAGTATCGCGGGTATCCGCGTCATTGACGCGCTTACTCGCGCGGTTCGTGAGCCGGACGTCGCCGACATTTTTATCTTTCCCGCGAAGCATTATGTGACGCCGGAGAGCGAGCGCGAGCGGGCGATGGCGGACATTACGCACGAGCTCGCAGAGCGACTCGCGTACCTTGAGAGCCGCGGCATGATCCTTGAGCGCGAGCGTCTCAAGCGTCGCACGAACTACGACCTCGCGATGATCCGCGAGGTTGGCTACTGCAACGGGATTGAAAATTACTCGCGGCACTTTGACGGCCGCAGCGCAGGCGAGCCACCATTTACGCTGCTCGACTACTTTCCGCATCAGAGCGACGGTACTGCGGACTTTCTCACGGTGATCGATGAATCGCACGTCACTGTCCCGCAGATTGGGGGCATGTTCGCGGGCGACAGCTCCCGCAAGGAAACCTTGGTCGAGCACGGCTTCCGCTTGCCGTCAGCGAAAGACAACCGGCCGCTCACATTTGAGGAGTTTGACAAGCGCGTGGGACAGCGCATCTACACCTCGGCGACGCCCGCGGTCTACGAACGCGAACACAGTGTGCGGATTGTAGAGCAGATCATCCGTCCGACCGGACTTGTCGATCCGGAGGTGACAGTACGGCCGATCGTGAGCACGGGCGACTATTCGGGGCAAATCGCGGACTTCATCGTCGAGGCCGAGCGCGCAATACACAATGGCGGCCGCGTGATCGCGACCACGCTCACGAAGAAAATGGCCGAGGATTTGAGTACGTATCTTAAAGAGCATAAACTGAAAGCTGAGTACTTGCACAGTGGTATTAAAACGATCGAGCGCATCGAGATACTCACCAATTTCCGGCGCGGTGTTTTTGACGTTATCGTCGGAGTCAACCTGCTACGCGAGGGACTTGACTTACCGGAAGTTGAGCTCATCGGCATACTCGACGCGGACAAAGAGGGGTTCCTGCGCTCGGATACCGCGCTCATCCAGATAATCGGCCGCGCGGCGCGTAACGTGAACGGACGCGTGATCCTCTACGCGGATCGTCTGACTGGCTCAATCGAGCGTGCGCTCGATGAGACGAATCGGCGGCGCGAGAAGCAGCTCGCGCACAATAAAGAGCACGGCATTACGCCGCGTTCAATCACGAAAGCGATCCACGATATCGCAGAAGAGATCAAGGGTGAGCACACGCGGACGGTCGAAATCCTACTTGCGCTTGAGCAAAGCGGCTCCGGCAAAACCCGCGCGGTACTTCTCCGTGAGAAAAAAAAGCAGATGAGTGCAGCAGTAAAAGAGCTCGATTTTGAAACCGCCGCAATCCTCCGCGACGAGATCCGAGCGCTTGAGAGGTTGCGGAAATGA